The window TGGAAGAGCCTCAGGGACACCTACATTagggagaggagaaaagtgCCAAGGAGTGGGGCAGCAGCAGGGACAGCCAAGAGGTGGAAGTATCTTGGGGTCCTGTCTTTCCTCGACCCCTTTGTCGCCCCAAGACTCACTAGTGGGAACATGGGGCAGGGGGTCGAGGAAGATGGGACCCCAGAGCAGAGTAGGGAGTCGGTGGAGGACGAGGGAGAGACAGCAGGTCCATCACAGAGAGGTTTGTTGAGAAATGAAGATACacacataatgtaaaatatgtatatttttgataGGAAGATTACTGAGTTGCATAGATGTCTCTgcaaatatatttctttttcacaGCCTCAACTAATCATCATTTTCAAAAGTGTTGTTGGGAAATTAGGTATTACTATGCCTGAACTGTATGATTTATGAGTGTATTTGTACAATGCTTTTTGACACTGAAAATGACAGTGAATACACCATATGTACAAACATAAaactaatacatttttgtcaataatACAGAAGAAGAATAtcaggatgaggaggaggctgagggtgaggaggaggaggaggaggaggaggaggaggaacctGCTGTCTCTCCCTCAGCTCCCGGCTccccacctgctgctgctgtccctGCTGCTGCCCCTGCTGCCTTGGCAAGACCACAGTTTAGTACGTATATGACAAATGTTATTGTGATCACCTTTAAtgtttgacttgactttttatCTGTTGCCTGATCATTGCCTgacacatgtatgcacacacacacatatatatatatatttgttggatgcagtataatataatatggtGTTTCTATGATAAACAGGACGAAAGAAGACCCAGAAGAGGGcgagggaggcagaggagcaaCGCCACCAAGAAATTGAGGCCCTGCTCCTCGAGGCCCTGCGGGCCCGGCCACCTCCACCCTCGGCACCCCAACCTCCCCCCCGCTCCGAGGATCAGTTATTCCTCGATAGCCTGGCTCCTTCCCTGGAGAGATTGGAGCCCCAAGTAAAGGCCTATGTTAAAtttcaaatacacaaaattatttatgaagCCAGCACAGTTGTGCTACTTAGCTTGTTTGAGCGTGCTACGAGCGAGCTAAATAGCTTCCACAGACACACTTCCACATCATCGTAATTTCAACAGTTTATTTGGGATTTAACAGACAACTTGACATGCAAGACTGATATAACCTCTGTTCATCTGTCCTCCTGAGTGCTCGGTTTCTTTACGTGGTAGGCCTACTGGACATGCATGCTGCGTTCAATGATGTTCAGAAAATTCCAGCGTAGCGTCGGAAATCTCGTTTGGTTTGGTTATTCCCTATAAATTTCACTATTTAATACACTTTGCATTGacaacagtgagtgagtgaacttTAGACAACTTCACTTCCtacttttgtgtgtttcctgCCAGTTTGATAACTGAGCCCGCCCTGatagtttcacctgtcccttATTACCTTTCCCTAGTAAATTTACTTTGTGTTCCAAGTTCATCTCAGTTTGTTGTGTCtatgtttctgtattttctc is drawn from Plectropomus leopardus isolate mb chromosome 16, YSFRI_Pleo_2.0, whole genome shotgun sequence and contains these coding sequences:
- the LOC121955867 gene encoding myb-related transcription factor, partner of profilin-like, whose amino-acid sequence is MEEQLIIAVIAHPELYDSSCPLYRDRNKKDQAWVSVSEVCGLSVEQCRKRWKSLRDTYIRERRKVPRSGAAAGTAKRWKYLGVLSFLDPFVAPRLTSGNMGQGVEEDGTPEQSRESVEDEGETAGPSQREEEYQDEEEEPAVSPSAPGSPPAAAVPAAAPAALARPQFRRKKTQKRAREAEEQRHQEIEALLLEALRARPPPPSAPQPPPRSEDQLFLDSLAPSLERLEPQVKAYVKFQIHKIIYEASTVVLLSLFERATSELNSFHRHTSTSS